The following proteins are co-located in the Streptomyces sp. NBC_00435 genome:
- a CDS encoding TOBE domain-containing protein, with protein MESYTIGQAATLLGVSSDTARRWADAERFPTRRVGTRRIVDGPDLAAFCVEVAQEAASDEEPAYTSARNSFPGIVTAVRIGEVSAQVEIQAGPHRLVSLLTREAVEELGLEVGVRATTRVKSTSVHVDRA; from the coding sequence ATGGAGTCCTACACCATCGGCCAGGCGGCGACCCTGCTCGGCGTCAGTTCCGATACCGCCCGGCGCTGGGCGGACGCCGAGCGCTTCCCCACCCGCCGCGTCGGCACCCGCCGGATCGTCGACGGCCCGGACCTCGCCGCGTTCTGCGTCGAGGTCGCCCAGGAAGCCGCCTCCGACGAGGAGCCCGCGTACACCTCGGCCCGCAACTCCTTCCCGGGCATCGTGACCGCCGTGCGGATCGGCGAGGTCTCGGCGCAGGTGGAGATCCAGGCCGGCCCGCACCGGCTGGTGTCCCTGCTCACCCGGGAGGCGGTCGAGGAGCTGGGCCTGGAGGTCGGCGTGCGCGCCACCACCCGGGTGAAGTCCACCAGTGTCCACGTCGACCGTGCCTGA